CAGGGTTTTCTCGTCTTAAACGATGATTTTCTGTCATCAGCTCAACGCTCTCAGGCGCAACAATCTGAGTCCATTTTTGTCCGGCAAGCTGATTTGGATCGTAACCAAACATATCAAAACACTCGTTGTTCGCCATTAAAATAGTTTTATCTTCCGCTACAATTAATGTCGCGGTTCCGGTTGCTTCAAAAATTGCCCTATACCGGGCTTCACTTTCTTTTAGTTTCTGCCCGGCTTGTTTACGTTTGGTAATATCCTGAAATGCACCTTGTACCTTATAAATTTTTCCCTCTTCGTTGCGCACAGCTTCGCCAATTGTACGTACCCAAACTCGTTTTCCGCTTGAGGAAAGTATTTCCAGCTCTTCATCGTAGGGAATACCTTGCTGTGCGCACTTTGTAAAAACTTCAGTTATTTTATCGCGCCATTCGGGGGCATAAAAGCTTATTGCATCTTCAAGCAAAGGAGCGTAACCGGCAGGCATTTCATGAATGGCTGCTACCTCATCCGACCAATACGATCGGTTCTCACTGAGAATTACATTCCAGCCGCCCATTTTTGCCTTTTCTCCGGCAATACGTATCAAATCAAAACTTTCTTTCTGTTTACGAATTGCATTTTTATAAGCACTAATATTACGTACGGTATTAAAAAGATATTCCTCACCGTTTATACTAACCTTATCGCTATTGCTTTCATAACAGGCTTTTTCTCCCGATTTAGAAAATAAAATAACTTCTTCATGGCGTAAAGCACCTTCTTCTTTTACCTTTTTCCGAAGTCGTTTGCGTTTCTCGGCGTTCGGGTTAATACCTAACTCAACAGAAGTTTTTCCAATAGCCTCTTCTTTAGTATAGCCAAATTCGCGTTCAAAAGCTCCATTTATATCGTAAATAACTCCGTCAGATAATCTAGTTACTATTGATGGGAAAACAGATTTATCGAACAGAACAGAAAACTTTTGTTCGCTTTCTTTAAGCTCTTTTTCGCGTTGCTTATGTTGATTGATACTTTTTTCGAAGTTTTTCTTTAACTGATCATAATCCTGGCGAAGTTTTGCCAATTGGTGTGCGGGATTGCTGTTGGTGTCATGCAATTCCATATCTGTTTTTTTATAAAATTAACAATTTCCCAAAACTATTCAAGTTCTATTAAACATTTCTCGGAAATAAATTGAATCTATGAATACTTCCCCTATGAATAAAATACGCTATAAATATCAGATATTTAAGAGCTCAGAAGTGCTGTCAAGACATTCTAAGCCTCTGACCCCATCTAATCCAATTTTTCAGGCTCTTCATAAATATCAGACACACCGCCCGATACAATAAACTTCATAACAATTGCCGGATTTAAATCAATAGTCCTAATCTGGTCTTTTGGCACGATAAATAATTCACCTGAAAAATTATATGAATGCGGAAAATAGACAGCTACTTTATCCTTCTCTTCAAGTTTAGTTAAGTCATCCTGGGTAAGAAAACCCAATTTTTCTAAATTCGATATGGGATTTACCTGCACCATAACTGGCTTGTTAAACTTCTTTTCTTTACCAACAAACGCTGAAAAAAGATCATTCATGGCAGAATAAATCAATTTTAGCAGTGGCACTTTTTCCAAAAGGCGTTTAATAATAATCTTAAAGGGATGGGCAAGAATACTTTGCCCTACAATGCCAACCAACACCAAAACAAAGAAAATAATTACCAACCCCAATCCGGGAATATCAATTTTTAAATACCGCTGAATGATATCGTCTAATAAATTGTCGACGAAACTGAAAATCAGAAAAACGATATACGCAGTAACTCCAAATGGGGCAATATAGAGAAGACCTTGAAGAAAATAGTTAATTAGCTTTTTCATATATCAAAAGTGTTTATTTTAATCGGGATGGTATTGAACCCACCTCAATAGCTCGCAACTCATTTCATACATCAAATGTATACTAATTTTGATTACGGATGTATTCTACAAATTAAAGATATTATGTATGTAGAGAGAAAAGAAGACGGTAGCCGAAAGAATCACCAAACCCATTTTTCCTATGCTCATTCAACGTTTCCGACATCTCAACTAAACAAAAGGCTGCCGTCAGGCATAGGTCGAAGATAAAGAAGGATCGCAGCCAGGTGATAGTTGGTAAAATTACTCGCGATAAAATATTTATCGACAGAATCTCCTGTTCTTCCTAGCAGGCAGAAATTGTTTTTGCTATATTTATCGCATATCAATTAAACCGTAATTTCAATAAATTTATCATGAGAAAAAGTATTTTTTACAGTTTAGCAGTGATGGCAGCTTTATTGATTGCCAATCCTGCGTTTTCGCAAAAAGCAAACAAACTCTCGTCGCAAGAGAAAAAAGAAGGCTGGGTTTTGCTGTTTAACGGCAAAAATTTTGACGGCTGGCGTCAATACAACGGAACGTCCATGCCTGCCAATTGGGAGATTGAAGACAATGCCATGAAGGTTTTTACCGGAGAAGGGAAAAATCAAGGACATGGCGCCGGAGGCGATATTATTTTCCAGAAAGAGAAGTTCAGGAATTTTGAATTCTCGATTGACTGGAAAGCCGGAAAAATGGCCAACTCAGGAATTTTCTATAATGTTCGCGAGTTGCCCGGACAACCAATTTATTATGCAGCTCCGGAGATTCAGGTACTCGACAATAAAGACGCTACCGATAATAAAATAGACAGTCACCTGGCTGGTTCGTTGTACGACATGATTGCAGCAGATCCTTCAACCATTAATCCTGCAGGCGAATGGAATACCTGCGTAGTAAAAGTTAAAGACGGGCAGGTTACCGTATCGATGAACGGTACTGAGGTAGTTTCGTATAGTCACTGGACCGATGAGTGGGACCAATTAGTGGAAAACAGCAAATTCAAAGACTTTGAAGGTTTCCAGGAAGGAATTCCAAAAGAAGGTTTTATCGGTTTACAGGACCATGGTTATACCGTATGGTTCAGAAACATTAAAATCAGAAAATTATAAAAGTGAATCTGAAGATCACCAATATCATTGTAAAAGGACACTCTTAATTAAGAGCAAAATAAATCCCGGCTTAAAACGAGTCGGGATTCTTCTTTTATATCAGTCTTTACTCACTATAACTTCCTAACAAACTCCTCCAACGACTTTCTTGTACGTGGTGCTTTTTCACGCGAACGGAAAGGTTCCTCCAACGAATCGGCATCGCCCAAATACCCCAATGCTCCCATACAAACCGGGGTAACATCCTCGTTTAAATCCAGTGCCGATTCCACTTTCTCGGCATCGAAACCGGCCATCAGGTGGCCATATATATC
This is a stretch of genomic DNA from uncultured Draconibacterium sp.. It encodes these proteins:
- a CDS encoding DUF502 domain-containing protein, with the translated sequence MKKLINYFLQGLLYIAPFGVTAYIVFLIFSFVDNLLDDIIQRYLKIDIPGLGLVIIFFVLVLVGIVGQSILAHPFKIIIKRLLEKVPLLKLIYSAMNDLFSAFVGKEKKFNKPVMVQVNPISNLEKLGFLTQDDLTKLEEKDKVAVYFPHSYNFSGELFIVPKDQIRTIDLNPAIVMKFIVSGGVSDIYEEPEKLD
- a CDS encoding DUF1080 domain-containing protein — translated: MRKSIFYSLAVMAALLIANPAFSQKANKLSSQEKKEGWVLLFNGKNFDGWRQYNGTSMPANWEIEDNAMKVFTGEGKNQGHGAGGDIIFQKEKFRNFEFSIDWKAGKMANSGIFYNVRELPGQPIYYAAPEIQVLDNKDATDNKIDSHLAGSLYDMIAADPSTINPAGEWNTCVVKVKDGQVTVSMNGTEVVSYSHWTDEWDQLVENSKFKDFEGFQEGIPKEGFIGLQDHGYTVWFRNIKIRKL